In Anaerolineales bacterium, the following proteins share a genomic window:
- a CDS encoding FAD-dependent oxidoreductase, with amino-acid sequence MKTYKYLIIGSGMTADAAVRGIREVDADSSIGMIGSESDMPYGRPPLSKGLWKGRPLEKIWRGTDKFNNVDFHLGRKATELDTTAKRVRDDKGEEYAYEKLLIATGGTPIHLPFGEEHIIYYRTLRDYQRLRELTEKGQRFLVIGAGFIGSEIAAALNMQGKQVTMIFLENSIGENMYPPELSQFLNDAYRKKGVELVPAEGVANIEETGTSLKVQTRSGRVFEVDGIVAGLGVRPNVELAKSANLNVENGIVVDDHLLTSAPDVYAAGDVAMFPHATLGKMFRVEHEDNALTMGKQAGRNMAGANETYTHTPLFYSDLFEFGYEAVGELSSKMEMVTDWQEPFQKGTVYYLDGGRVRGVLLWNVWKKVKDATALIAEAGPFKAEDLIGRIKGE; translated from the coding sequence ATGAAAACATACAAGTACTTGATTATCGGAAGCGGCATGACGGCGGACGCCGCCGTGCGCGGGATTCGTGAAGTGGATGCGGATAGCTCAATTGGAATGATCGGTTCTGAATCCGACATGCCGTATGGTCGCCCGCCTCTTTCCAAAGGATTGTGGAAGGGTCGCCCGTTGGAAAAGATCTGGCGCGGGACGGATAAATTCAACAATGTGGATTTTCATCTGGGACGAAAAGCCACCGAACTGGATACGACTGCCAAACGCGTCCGCGACGACAAAGGGGAGGAATACGCGTACGAGAAACTTTTGATCGCCACGGGCGGAACGCCAATTCATCTTCCGTTTGGCGAAGAGCATATTATTTATTATCGCACGCTGAGAGATTATCAGCGTTTGCGCGAACTGACAGAAAAAGGACAACGCTTTTTGGTGATCGGCGCGGGGTTCATCGGCTCGGAGATCGCGGCGGCGTTGAACATGCAGGGCAAGCAAGTGACGATGATCTTTTTAGAGAATTCAATCGGCGAGAATATGTATCCGCCTGAACTTTCGCAGTTTTTGAACGACGCGTATCGCAAGAAGGGCGTGGAACTTGTCCCTGCCGAAGGGGTGGCGAATATCGAGGAAACGGGGACCAGCCTCAAAGTCCAGACGCGAAGCGGACGCGTGTTTGAAGTGGACGGCATCGTAGCGGGGCTGGGAGTCCGCCCGAATGTCGAGTTGGCGAAATCCGCCAATCTTAACGTTGAAAATGGAATCGTGGTGGACGATCATCTGCTGACCTCCGCGCCCGATGTGTACGCGGCAGGCGATGTGGCGATGTTCCCGCACGCGACGTTGGGCAAAATGTTCCGCGTGGAGCACGAAGATAACGCGTTGACGATGGGCAAGCAGGCGGGGCGCAATATGGCTGGAGCGAATGAGACTTATACCCATACGCCGCTGTTTTATTCGGACTTGTTCGAGTTCGGGTATGAAGCGGTGGGCGAGTTGAGCAGTAAGATGGAAATGGTGACAGATTGGCAAGAGCCTTTCCAAAAAGGGACGGTGTATTATCTGGATGGCGGGCGTGTGCGCGGCGTGTTGTTGTGGAATGTGTGGAAAAAAGTCAAAGATGCAACTGCCTTGATCGCGGAAGCGGGTCCGTTTAAGGCGGAGGATTTGATCGGGAGAATTAAAGGGGAGTAG
- the amrS gene encoding AmmeMemoRadiSam system radical SAM enzyme — protein sequence MPGSIGDVLDQLTATGELYEKLPNDEVRCFACGHRCVIREGRRGICQVRFNRRGELRVPHGYVAALQSDPVEKKPFFHVLPSVNALTFGMLGCDFHCGYCQNWLTSQAMRDPSSDESINYIRKISPQGMVDYARKTKASIVVSSYNEPLITSEWAVEIFKEAKKAGLMCAYVSNGNNTPEVMEYIRPYISAYKVDLKCMQDKNYRKLGGVLQNTLDGIKRAHEMGLWVEIVTLTIPGFNDSNEELWDAARFIAGVSGDIPWHVTAFHKDYKMTDPDNTDAKTLLRAAEIGREAGLRFVYAGNLPGQVEEYEDTFCPECNFRLVKRRGYIIQEYHVTGDGKCQKCGAKTPGLWHKNPSQVALNGLGAPLPVY from the coding sequence ATGCCCGGCTCGATTGGCGATGTTCTCGATCAATTAACGGCGACGGGGGAACTGTATGAAAAACTTCCCAACGATGAAGTGCGATGTTTCGCTTGCGGACATCGCTGTGTGATCCGCGAGGGCAGGCGCGGGATTTGTCAGGTGCGCTTCAACCGACGGGGAGAGTTGCGCGTGCCGCATGGATATGTCGCCGCCCTTCAAAGCGACCCCGTGGAAAAGAAACCGTTCTTCCATGTTTTGCCCAGCGTCAACGCGTTGACGTTTGGGATGCTTGGTTGCGACTTCCATTGCGGTTATTGCCAGAACTGGCTGACCTCCCAAGCCATGCGCGACCCATCGTCGGACGAATCGATCAATTACATCCGCAAGATTTCTCCACAAGGGATGGTGGACTACGCCAGAAAAACGAAGGCTTCGATCGTTGTCTCTTCCTATAACGAGCCGTTGATCACGAGTGAGTGGGCAGTGGAGATTTTCAAAGAGGCGAAGAAAGCGGGGCTGATGTGCGCGTACGTCTCGAACGGAAATAACACTCCCGAAGTGATGGAATACATCAGACCGTACATCTCTGCGTATAAAGTAGATTTGAAGTGTATGCAGGATAAGAATTATCGTAAACTCGGCGGCGTTCTGCAAAACACACTGGATGGAATCAAGCGCGCACATGAAATGGGTCTGTGGGTGGAAATCGTCACGCTGACCATTCCCGGCTTCAACGATTCAAACGAAGAGTTGTGGGACGCGGCGCGCTTCATCGCGGGCGTTTCAGGAGACATCCCCTGGCATGTAACCGCGTTCCACAAAGATTACAAGATGACCGACCCCGATAACACAGACGCCAAGACTCTCCTGCGCGCGGCGGAGATCGGACGCGAAGCGGGTCTGCGATTTGTGTACGCAGGGAATCTACCGGGGCAGGTGGAAGAGTATGAAGATACGTTTTGCCCGGAGTGCAACTTCCGCTTAGTCAAACGACGGGGCTACATCATTCAAGAATATCACGTTACCGGCGACGGGAAATGCCAAAAATGCGGGGCAAAAACGCCAGGTCTATGGCATAAAAACCCCTCTCAAGTAGCGTTAAATGGCTTGGGCGCTCCGTTGCCTGTTTACTAA
- a CDS encoding ABC transporter substrate-binding protein has translation MKRNLLHVLALLVLASMILAACGPAATEVPAATEAPATEAPATEAPATEAPAAPYEGMKVEAPSCDYGGGMKSIEAVDEFTVKLTLCAPDPAVPAKVAFSSLGIQPSEYLESTGGTGELLEHPIGTGPYMIESWDRGNQIVFTRNDNYWGEPAKSQTLVFRWGTESAQRLLELQSGSVDGIDNVGPDDFDTVTSDANLKLFPRQALNVMYIGMTNTIAPFDNELVRQAFAQAVDRQRIVDRFYPPGSEVASHFTPCAIPNGCAGESWYDFNVDAAKALLEQAGYGASNPFPTIKLHYRDVVRGYLPDPSVVAQDIQAQLKENLGVTVEINVMESGAFIDAANSGSLDGLWLLGWGADFPDVVNFLDAHFSAAAFDSFGKPFADITDNLAQGAQLADEAAREPFYEAANNAIKLHVPMIPVAHGGNAAAYKATVEGAHASPLSTEIFAVMGIPGQDTFVWMQNAEPISLYCADETDGESLRACEQVTEPLLSYEIGGTATETGGLAESYEASADLTEWTFHLRQGVTFHDGSALDANDVVMSYAVQWDAANPLHKGNTGAFEYWTYLFGQFLNAPQ, from the coding sequence GTGAAACGAAACCTGTTACATGTACTAGCATTGCTCGTTCTCGCGAGCATGATCCTTGCGGCATGCGGACCTGCGGCGACCGAAGTTCCCGCCGCGACCGAAGCGCCGGCAACCGAGGCGCCGGCTACGGAAGCCCCCGCAACCGAAGCCCCCGCAGCCCCTTACGAAGGCATGAAAGTGGAAGCCCCGAGCTGTGATTACGGCGGCGGCATGAAATCCATCGAAGCGGTGGATGAATTCACGGTGAAGCTCACGCTGTGCGCTCCCGATCCAGCCGTCCCTGCGAAAGTGGCGTTCTCGTCGCTTGGAATCCAGCCGAGTGAATATCTTGAATCCACTGGCGGAACCGGCGAATTGCTCGAACACCCGATCGGCACCGGTCCGTACATGATCGAATCGTGGGACCGCGGCAATCAGATCGTGTTCACCCGCAACGACAATTACTGGGGCGAGCCTGCCAAGAGCCAGACGCTCGTGTTCCGCTGGGGCACGGAATCTGCCCAGCGCTTGCTTGAGCTCCAATCTGGCAGCGTAGACGGCATTGATAACGTTGGACCGGATGATTTCGACACGGTCACAAGCGATGCCAACCTGAAACTATTCCCCCGCCAAGCGTTGAACGTCATGTACATCGGCATGACCAATACGATCGCGCCGTTCGATAATGAACTGGTGCGCCAGGCGTTTGCGCAGGCGGTTGACCGCCAACGCATCGTGGATCGCTTCTATCCCCCCGGATCCGAAGTCGCTTCACACTTTACGCCTTGCGCCATCCCGAACGGCTGTGCCGGTGAGTCATGGTACGACTTCAACGTGGACGCCGCCAAAGCCCTGCTCGAACAGGCTGGCTATGGCGCATCCAACCCCTTCCCCACCATCAAACTGCATTACCGCGATGTCGTGCGCGGTTACCTGCCCGACCCGAGCGTTGTGGCGCAGGACATTCAGGCGCAGTTGAAGGAAAACCTAGGCGTGACGGTCGAAATTAACGTGATGGAATCCGGCGCGTTCATTGACGCGGCGAACTCCGGCTCACTCGACGGTCTGTGGCTGTTGGGTTGGGGCGCCGACTTCCCGGATGTGGTGAACTTCCTCGACGCGCACTTCAGCGCCGCCGCCTTCGATTCGTTCGGCAAACCCTTCGCCGATATCACCGATAATCTCGCCCAAGGCGCGCAACTGGCTGATGAAGCCGCGCGCGAGCCCTTCTACGAAGCCGCGAACAACGCGATCAAACTGCACGTGCCGATGATCCCCGTCGCGCATGGCGGTAATGCCGCGGCGTATAAAGCCACGGTTGAAGGCGCGCACGCCAGCCCGCTCAGCACCGAAATCTTCGCGGTGATGGGCATCCCCGGACAAGACACCTTCGTTTGGATGCAAAATGCCGAGCCCATCTCGCTTTACTGCGCGGATGAAACCGACGGCGAATCCCTGCGCGCTTGCGAGCAGGTGACTGAGCCTCTGCTGTCCTACGAAATCGGCGGCACCGCCACCGAAACCGGCGGCTTGGCTGAATCCTATGAAGCGAGCGCCGACCTGACCGAGTGGACCTTCCACCTGCGCCAGGGCGTAACCTTCCACGATGGCTCCGCGCTCGACGCCAACGATGTGGTGATGTCCTACGCTGTACAATGGGACGCGGCGAACCCGCTCCACAAGGGCAACACCGGTGCGTTCGAATACTGGACATATCTGTTCGGTCAATTCCTCAACGCCCCGCAGTAA
- a CDS encoding universal stress protein, which produces MFERILLAVDGSEHALRATRKAAELARTIKPQELRVVVVYDPIPMYLGEPNMQIAITARKGEAEKILADAVAEIGEVPCEIQSGILEGQPAEAIIEVANNRKSDLIVMGSRGLGRLVGLLLGSTSQKVVSHAPCPVLIVR; this is translated from the coding sequence ATGTTCGAAAGAATCTTACTGGCGGTAGACGGCTCGGAACATGCTCTACGAGCCACGCGCAAAGCGGCTGAATTAGCCCGTACTATCAAGCCGCAGGAGTTGCGGGTTGTCGTGGTCTATGATCCAATCCCCATGTACTTGGGCGAGCCGAATATGCAGATCGCGATCACCGCCCGCAAAGGCGAAGCGGAAAAAATCCTAGCCGATGCGGTTGCAGAGATCGGCGAAGTTCCGTGCGAAATACAAAGCGGAATCCTCGAAGGTCAACCGGCGGAGGCGATCATCGAAGTCGCTAACAACAGAAAAAGCGACTTGATCGTAATGGGCTCGCGCGGGTTGGGAAGATTGGTAGGTCTGCTTTTAGGCAGTACGAGTCAAAAAGTAGTCTCGCACGCGCCCTGCCCGGTGTTGATCGTCCGATAA
- the folE gene encoding GTP cyclohydrolase I FolE, translating to MNIHDDPDDIEYQNTMKLQARQISDAQFHKFEGYAAEIFSAFGMDLNTPATKDTPRRFIKALFDSTEGYDGDPKLLRVFDTECRGEPDCRLSQVVEGPIPFFALCEHHALPFYGMAYVGYIAHENIIGISKLTRLVRLFAKRFAVQERIGQQIADSLETMLHPHGVAVFLEAHHLCMEMRGVREISPKTRTTVWRGHYADDPTLRSEFFTACGLQRNER from the coding sequence ATGAATATCCATGACGATCCTGATGATATCGAATATCAAAACACAATGAAATTACAGGCGCGCCAAATATCGGACGCGCAATTCCACAAATTCGAAGGTTATGCGGCGGAAATTTTCTCCGCGTTTGGCATGGATTTGAATACGCCCGCCACAAAAGACACGCCGCGCCGTTTTATCAAAGCGCTCTTCGACTCCACCGAAGGCTACGATGGCGACCCAAAGTTGCTGCGCGTCTTCGATACGGAATGCCGCGGCGAGCCTGACTGCCGTTTGAGCCAGGTGGTAGAGGGACCGATTCCCTTCTTTGCGCTTTGCGAACATCACGCGCTCCCGTTTTATGGCATGGCGTATGTGGGCTACATCGCGCACGAAAATATCATCGGCATTTCAAAGTTGACCCGTTTGGTGAGGCTTTTTGCCAAACGCTTCGCCGTGCAGGAACGGATCGGTCAACAAATTGCGGATTCGTTGGAAACCATGCTTCATCCGCATGGCGTGGCGGTGTTTCTCGAAGCGCATCATCTGTGCATGGAAATGCGCGGCGTGCGCGAGATTTCACCGAAGACGCGCACCACCGTCTGGCGCGGGCATTATGCCGACGACCCAACTCTGCGTTCTGAATTTTTTACGGCTTGCGGCTTGCAAAGGAATGAAAGATAG
- a CDS encoding molybdopterin-dependent oxidoreductase: MLTSHTNKMSQAPLEMNLNAATDHVDLEGWMPPQEGIAPSMRVGRAWINILWIIPLAVVSLILMIVVAQQLRTFPAVQEFIQRYPGDASPVPVTSGFPLWLRVQHFFNFFFMLFIIRAGIQILADFPRLFLRRDCTPGSEWFHFQRSVPQDRLWTSKDDSVTLPKWLGIPGIRHSVGLARWWHFSFDLLWVLNGLVFYVLIFSTDQWRRIVPTSWSVFPNALSTLIQYFSLQFPVEHGWLVYNGLQQLVYFITVFIAAPLAFITGVLQGPAFSNRLGLIAKVLNRQLARTIHFAVLCWFLFFIFVHTTLALITGMRGNLNRIFLGINDVSSWNGVGVYLLVLALLATIWFLASPFTIRYARRLQKAGEMLVGGIKSLAELWEPNTTYSERDISPYFWVNGTLPTSNEYNALQKNDFVNYKLRVGRLVENPQTFSYEELKAMPKQEQITKHFCIQGWSGVAKWGGVPVRHILEIVKPKPEARYVVFYSFAEGADGGLYYDVHSMRNMRYKLSLLAYEMNGEPLNFLHGAPLRLRCENQLGFKMVKWIQAIELVHDFKHLGSGQGGYNEDHEFYGNHMPI; this comes from the coding sequence ATGTTAACCTCTCATACCAATAAAATGTCTCAAGCGCCGCTTGAGATGAATCTAAACGCCGCCACGGATCATGTTGATTTGGAAGGCTGGATGCCTCCTCAGGAGGGGATTGCGCCGTCCATGCGCGTCGGCCGCGCGTGGATAAATATTTTGTGGATAATTCCTCTCGCGGTGGTCTCTCTGATCTTGATGATCGTCGTTGCGCAGCAACTGCGAACGTTTCCAGCCGTGCAGGAATTTATTCAACGTTATCCCGGCGATGCGTCTCCTGTCCCGGTGACTTCGGGTTTCCCGTTGTGGCTCAGGGTACAGCATTTCTTCAATTTTTTCTTTATGTTGTTTATTATTCGCGCCGGCATTCAAATTCTGGCTGATTTTCCGCGCCTTTTCCTGCGGCGGGATTGCACGCCGGGGTCCGAATGGTTCCATTTTCAACGCAGTGTCCCGCAAGACCGGCTGTGGACATCCAAAGATGATTCGGTGACGCTTCCCAAATGGCTTGGCATCCCGGGCATCCGTCACTCGGTGGGGTTGGCGCGCTGGTGGCATTTTTCCTTCGATCTGCTGTGGGTGCTGAACGGACTGGTCTTCTATGTTCTGATCTTTTCCACTGACCAATGGAGGCGGATCGTGCCAACGAGTTGGTCTGTCTTCCCCAATGCGCTCTCGACTCTCATCCAGTATTTTTCCTTGCAGTTTCCTGTGGAGCATGGCTGGCTGGTCTATAACGGCTTGCAACAATTGGTTTATTTCATCACTGTGTTTATCGCCGCGCCTTTGGCATTCATAACGGGCGTATTGCAAGGACCGGCATTTTCCAATCGGCTCGGCTTGATTGCGAAGGTCCTGAACCGTCAGTTGGCGCGGACGATCCATTTTGCCGTACTCTGCTGGTTCCTCTTTTTCATTTTCGTTCATACCACGTTGGCGCTCATCACGGGAATGCGCGGGAACTTGAATCGGATATTCTTGGGAATTAATGACGTCTCCAGTTGGAACGGGGTTGGGGTCTACCTGCTGGTGTTGGCATTGCTCGCGACGATTTGGTTTCTGGCATCGCCTTTCACCATTCGATACGCGCGTAGACTTCAAAAAGCGGGCGAAATGCTGGTGGGCGGGATCAAATCTTTGGCTGAACTCTGGGAGCCAAATACCACTTATTCAGAGAGGGATATCTCGCCCTATTTTTGGGTGAATGGAACGCTCCCAACGTCCAATGAATACAACGCGCTTCAAAAGAATGATTTTGTCAATTACAAGTTGCGCGTCGGCAGGTTGGTAGAAAACCCGCAAACGTTTTCTTACGAAGAACTTAAAGCCATGCCAAAACAAGAGCAGATTACGAAACACTTCTGCATTCAGGGCTGGTCTGGTGTGGCGAAGTGGGGAGGCGTTCCTGTGCGGCACATTCTTGAGATTGTGAAGCCGAAGCCTGAGGCTCGTTATGTGGTCTTTTATTCCTTTGCGGAAGGAGCCGATGGCGGTTTATACTACGACGTTCACTCCATGAGAAATATGCGTTATAAATTGAGTCTTCTCGCTTATGAAATGAACGGAGAACCGCTCAACTTCCTGCATGGCGCGCCCCTGCGCCTGCGTTGTGAGAATCAATTGGGCTTCAAAATGGTCAAATGGATCCAAGCCATCGAGTTGGTGCATGATTTCAAGCATCTCGGCTCTGGTCAAGGAGGCTATAACGAAGACCATGAGTTTTATGGCAACCATATGCCGATTTGA
- a CDS encoding DUF488 domain-containing protein, which yields MLKTKRVYEKAESSDGVRFLVERLWPRGMKKEALKMKAWLKDAAPSADLRNWFGHDPLKWDEFQKRYQAELKSNPEAWAPILQAAKQGDVTLLYSAHDTEHNNALALKKFLAKKL from the coding sequence ATGTTAAAAACAAAACGCGTGTATGAAAAAGCCGAATCCAGCGATGGAGTACGCTTCCTGGTCGAACGCCTGTGGCCCCGCGGAATGAAGAAAGAAGCGTTGAAGATGAAAGCGTGGCTGAAGGACGCGGCTCCCAGCGCCGACCTGCGGAATTGGTTCGGGCATGATCCGCTCAAGTGGGACGAATTTCAAAAGCGCTATCAGGCTGAGTTGAAATCCAACCCCGAAGCGTGGGCGCCCATCCTGCAAGCCGCAAAACAAGGCGATGTGACGTTGCTCTACAGCGCGCACGACACGGAGCATAATAACGCGCTCGCGCTTAAAAAGTTTTTAGCCAAAAAGCTATGA
- a CDS encoding DUF2249 domain-containing protein: MSDSVTTTLDVRQIPAPQKHPTIFQTFADLAAGQSFILINDHDPKPLHYQFMHEHEGQFTWEYLEQGPQVWRVQIGRAASA; this comes from the coding sequence ATGAGCGACAGTGTAACCACAACTCTTGATGTGCGCCAAATCCCCGCGCCTCAAAAACATCCCACCATCTTCCAGACGTTTGCAGATCTGGCGGCAGGACAAAGCTTTATCCTGATCAACGACCACGACCCGAAGCCCCTTCATTATCAATTCATGCACGAACATGAAGGGCAGTTCACTTGGGAATATCTCGAACAAGGTCCCCAAGTCTGGCGCGTGCAGATCGGTCGCGCTGCATCAGCATAG
- a CDS encoding DsbA family protein: MEKNIPELWEWAEYYCPWCYVAAVRLQKIVPEFEGRVRLVEKAFPLEVYGGGPPDRTELELEMWLAALQEPKAVFKPFGDDWPTTTLPAFDAAWCAFQQGESIGRDFDLRIRRAFFAEGRNIGKREVMLDLAHEANLDMEHFTRLFNSDQPRAAILEEGKLGKEKFGVRGTPTVMLSDGTKLRHSLAYANIRNGKILSVGKVPCCGEGCYQATRELFEKALQHEPKD; the protein is encoded by the coding sequence ATGGAAAAGAACATTCCAGAACTATGGGAGTGGGCGGAATATTACTGCCCGTGGTGTTACGTTGCGGCGGTACGCCTGCAAAAAATAGTCCCTGAATTTGAAGGACGGGTTCGTTTGGTGGAAAAGGCGTTTCCGTTGGAAGTCTATGGCGGAGGTCCGCCCGACCGAACGGAACTCGAATTGGAAATGTGGCTGGCGGCTCTTCAGGAACCGAAAGCGGTTTTCAAGCCGTTCGGCGACGACTGGCCCACAACCACGCTTCCCGCCTTCGATGCGGCTTGGTGCGCCTTTCAACAAGGCGAATCCATCGGGCGAGATTTCGACTTGCGGATCCGCCGCGCATTCTTCGCCGAAGGTCGCAACATCGGCAAGCGCGAAGTTATGCTCGACCTTGCTCACGAAGCGAATCTCGACATGGAACATTTCACCCGTCTCTTCAACAGCGACCAACCCCGCGCCGCCATATTGGAAGAAGGCAAACTCGGCAAAGAAAAATTTGGCGTGCGCGGCACACCCACCGTCATGTTGAGCGACGGAACGAAACTCCGTCACTCATTGGCGTACGCAAACATTCGGAATGGAAAAATCCTGTCCGTCGGGAAAGTTCCCTGTTGCGGCGAAGGCTGTTACCAAGCGACCCGCGAACTGTTTGAAAAGGCATTGCAACACGAACCAAAAGATTAA
- a CDS encoding MarR family transcriptional regulator: MPRITKTEYETLAAFRYAMRQFLRFSEEAAQSAGLTPQQHQALLAIKAAQNKLTIKELAERMQIRHHSAVGLVDRLMAQGLLKREPSRADRRQVYVTLSPQGSRLLERLSSTHKEELRRMLPELRNLIERLSGDQVNGADQS; this comes from the coding sequence ATGCCGCGCATTACGAAAACAGAATATGAAACTCTGGCGGCTTTCCGTTACGCGATGAGACAATTCCTGCGTTTCAGCGAGGAGGCGGCTCAATCAGCGGGACTGACGCCTCAACAGCATCAGGCATTGTTAGCCATCAAAGCCGCGCAGAACAAACTCACCATCAAAGAACTAGCCGAACGGATGCAAATCCGCCATCACAGCGCGGTTGGTTTGGTTGACCGGCTCATGGCGCAAGGACTGCTTAAGCGCGAACCGTCGCGCGCCGACCGGCGGCAAGTCTATGTGACGCTTTCTCCGCAGGGTTCAAGGCTTCTTGAACGATTATCATCCACCCATAAAGAAGAACTACGCCGTATGCTGCCCGAACTTCGGAATTTGATCGAACGATTATCAGGCGATCAAGTCAACGGCGCGGATCAATCATAG
- a CDS encoding molybdenum cofactor guanylyltransferase: MLTVCIQAGGESARMGEDKALKKFLGRPLIQRVIERLAPIADELIVTTNRPADFSFVDARLIPDLKPGRGALGGLYTAIASASHPLVAVIACDLPFANASLIEASTKIIDAENVDLVIAKGEEGYEPLHALYRRATCLPVIESAINSDEWRVVSWLPQVNVRVLTASEIKSADPRGLAFWNVNTPEEFAQAEAIANNQNP; this comes from the coding sequence ATGCTCACGGTTTGTATACAGGCTGGCGGCGAGTCTGCGCGCATGGGCGAAGACAAAGCGCTCAAAAAATTTCTTGGACGTCCATTGATCCAACGCGTGATCGAAAGACTCGCGCCCATTGCGGATGAACTGATCGTGACGACCAACCGCCCCGCAGATTTCTCCTTCGTGGATGCACGCCTCATACCGGACCTCAAGCCGGGTCGCGGCGCCTTAGGCGGACTCTACACCGCGATCGCTTCCGCGTCGCATCCGCTTGTTGCTGTTATTGCCTGTGATCTGCCGTTTGCCAACGCTTCATTGATTGAAGCGTCAACCAAAATCATTGACGCTGAAAACGTTGACCTTGTCATCGCCAAAGGCGAGGAGGGGTATGAGCCGCTTCACGCCCTCTATCGCCGCGCGACTTGTTTGCCGGTAATTGAATCAGCGATCAATTCCGATGAGTGGCGGGTGGTTTCGTGGCTTCCGCAAGTCAATGTGCGCGTGTTGACCGCCAGCGAAATCAAATCCGCAGACCCGCGCGGTCTCGCGTTTTGGAACGTGAATACCCCCGAAGAGTTTGCCCAAGCGGAAGCGATCGCCAATAATCAAAATCCCTGA
- a CDS encoding cysteine desulfurase-like protein — MSLDISAVRAQFPALQRKVIFFDNPGGTQIARPSLDRINKYLVESNANHEGAFETSIQSDAVLDEAHRAMADFYNAASPQEIVFGNNMTTLTLHISRSISREWKEGDEIVLTKLDHDANVTPWILAAQDKGVKVNWVDFDVEDGTLKLGDLQKTLERKPKLLAVGYASNSLGTVNPISKIIQMAHDAGTQVYVDAVQYAPHGPIDVQKLDCDYLVSSAYKFFGPHVGILYGKQEWLEKLFAYKVRPATNQLPGKFETGTQNHEGIAGVLGTVEYFEWLGREFGGEFAAALAGEGYAGRQLELRKAMSAIHAYELELAGALLSALEAIPGLRLYGLTDARRLNERVATFSFRLKDKHPRAVAEKLAKEGIYVWDGNYYALNVSERLGVEEHGGMVRVGAAHYNTLEEVARLQDALVKIGTS; from the coding sequence ATGTCACTCGATATATCCGCCGTTCGCGCGCAATTCCCCGCCTTGCAGCGCAAAGTCATATTTTTTGATAACCCCGGCGGGACGCAGATCGCTCGACCCAGCCTCGACCGTATCAATAAATATCTGGTCGAAAGCAATGCCAACCATGAAGGCGCGTTCGAAACGAGCATCCAATCGGACGCGGTCTTGGACGAGGCGCATCGCGCCATGGCGGACTTTTATAACGCCGCCTCTCCGCAAGAGATTGTTTTTGGCAATAACATGACCACCCTTACCCTCCATATCAGCCGTTCGATCTCGCGTGAATGGAAGGAAGGCGATGAGATTGTATTGACCAAGCTCGACCACGATGCCAACGTAACTCCGTGGATATTAGCCGCCCAAGATAAAGGAGTAAAAGTCAATTGGGTGGATTTCGACGTCGAAGATGGGACGCTCAAACTTGGCGACCTACAAAAAACGCTGGAAAGAAAACCGAAATTGCTGGCGGTCGGTTATGCGTCGAATTCGCTTGGGACAGTAAACCCGATTTCAAAAATTATCCAAATGGCGCACGACGCGGGAACGCAAGTGTATGTAGACGCCGTTCAATACGCTCCGCACGGTCCCATTGACGTGCAGAAACTGGACTGCGATTATTTGGTCTCATCGGCGTATAAATTTTTCGGTCCGCATGTGGGCATTTTATATGGCAAACAGGAATGGCTTGAAAAATTATTTGCCTATAAAGTACGCCCCGCGACCAATCAACTACCGGGGAAATTTGAAACCGGCACCCAGAACCACGAAGGTATCGCTGGAGTCCTGGGCACTGTCGAATACTTCGAATGGCTTGGCAGGGAGTTCGGAGGCGAGTTCGCGGCGGCGCTGGCGGGCGAGGGCTACGCGGGCAGGCAATTGGAACTCAGGAAGGCAATGTCAGCCATTCATGCGTATGAACTGGAACTAGCGGGCGCGCTTCTCTCCGCGCTCGAAGCGATCCCCGGCTTGCGGCTGTATGGGTTGACCGACGCGCGTCGTTTGAATGAGCGCGTCGCCACGTTTTCATTCCGTTTGAAAGATAAGCATCCCCGCGCGGTGGCGGAAAAATTAGCCAAAGAGGGAATTTACGTATGGGATGGAAACTACTATGCGCTCAATGTATCGGAACGGCTAGGCGTGGAAGAGCATGGCGGCATGGTGCGTGTGGGCGCGGCGCATTACAACACGCTCGAAGAAGTGGCGCGCCTACAAGACGCTTTGGTAAAAATAGGAACCTCATAA